From one Catharus ustulatus isolate bCatUst1 chromosome 1, bCatUst1.pri.v2, whole genome shotgun sequence genomic stretch:
- the STARD3NL gene encoding STARD3 N-terminal-like protein isoform X2 produces MNRVPADAENGHSSSVESCPSLWDVHSINPTQLIARIESYEGREKKGISDVRRTFCLFVTFDLLFITLLWIIELNVKGGIETTLEKEVLHYDYSSSYFDIFFTTAVTSAFLLAKVIISQLFSQGAFGYVLPIISFILAWIETWFLDFKVLPQETEEENRFLIAQDASERAALLRPGVLSDGQFYSPPESVAGSDEDSEEKQDSEKPVV; encoded by the exons ATGAATCGAGTACCAGCTGATGCAGAAAATGGTCACAGTAGCAGTGTGGAATCTTGCCCTTCCTTGTGGGATGTCCACTCCATCAACCCAACGCAGCTGATAGCAAGGATTGAGTCATATGAAGGCAGGGAGAAGAAAGGCATATCAGATGTCAGAAGgactttctgtttgtttgttacATTTGATCTCTTATTCATAACCTTACTGTGGATAATAGAATTAAAT gTAAAAGGAGGCATTGAGACTACCTTAGAGAAAGAAGTCCTACATTATGACTACTCTTCTTCGTATTTTGATATATTT TTTACGACAGCAGTGACCAGTGCCTTTTTATTAGCAAAAGTAATTATTTCACAG cTGTTCTCACAGGGTGCTTTTGGCTATGTGCTGCCCATCATATCCTTCATACTTGCCTGGATTGAAACTTGGTTCTTGGACTTTAAAGTGTTACCACAagaaactgaagaagaaaata gattTCTGATAGCACAGGATGCTTCAGAACGAGCAGCTCTTCTTCGCCCAGGAGTCCTCTCTGATGGGCAGTTCTATTCTCCTCCTGAGTCTGTAGCAG GTTCTGATGAAgactctgaagaaaaacaagacagTGAGAAACCGGTTGtataa
- the STARD3NL gene encoding STARD3 N-terminal-like protein isoform X1, with product MNRVPADAENGHSSSVESCPSLWDVHSINPTQLIARIESYEGREKKGISDVRRTFCLFVTFDLLFITLLWIIELNVKGGIETTLEKEVLHYDYSSSYFDIFLLAVFRFKVLILAYAMCRLRHWWAIAFTTAVTSAFLLAKVIISQLFSQGAFGYVLPIISFILAWIETWFLDFKVLPQETEEENRFLIAQDASERAALLRPGVLSDGQFYSPPESVAGSDEDSEEKQDSEKPVV from the exons ATGAATCGAGTACCAGCTGATGCAGAAAATGGTCACAGTAGCAGTGTGGAATCTTGCCCTTCCTTGTGGGATGTCCACTCCATCAACCCAACGCAGCTGATAGCAAGGATTGAGTCATATGAAGGCAGGGAGAAGAAAGGCATATCAGATGTCAGAAGgactttctgtttgtttgttacATTTGATCTCTTATTCATAACCTTACTGTGGATAATAGAATTAAAT gTAAAAGGAGGCATTGAGACTACCTTAGAGAAAGAAGTCCTACATTATGACTACTCTTCTTCGTATTTTGATATATTT CTACTGGCAGTCTTTCGGTTTAAGGTGTTAATACTTGCATATGCAATGTGCAGACTGCGCCATTGGTGGGCAATAGCT TTTACGACAGCAGTGACCAGTGCCTTTTTATTAGCAAAAGTAATTATTTCACAG cTGTTCTCACAGGGTGCTTTTGGCTATGTGCTGCCCATCATATCCTTCATACTTGCCTGGATTGAAACTTGGTTCTTGGACTTTAAAGTGTTACCACAagaaactgaagaagaaaata gattTCTGATAGCACAGGATGCTTCAGAACGAGCAGCTCTTCTTCGCCCAGGAGTCCTCTCTGATGGGCAGTTCTATTCTCCTCCTGAGTCTGTAGCAG GTTCTGATGAAgactctgaagaaaaacaagacagTGAGAAACCGGTTGtataa